Proteins encoded within one genomic window of Neorhizobium galegae bv. orientalis str. HAMBI 540:
- the malQ gene encoding 4-alpha-glucanotransferase — MSKRPRSDVAEKIGRLALDYGLEPERPSPDGRAVLVSSETKRQLLRALNVDIDREYKDSPSALDEPARRSSLDRNSQCFLPALLSSERIWGLSLQLYELRSQRNWGIGDFEDLKVIIDLVSSLGGDFVGLNPMHAPFLADAGRCSPYEPSSRFFLNPLYIAVDKLPGFDVDDAQQKRMTAALRGTDLVEYGSVASAKLSALRSIWERWKRDGNCGPYSQQDFGAFSEAQGKALQRHALFETLSEEMVRRGFTAGWHSWPQEYRDPQDPAVASFAIKHDDEVRFHVWLQWLTHRQLSETAEHARTAGLRIGLYLDLAVGEALDGSATWSDRDVYLTGATVGSPPDPFAPNGQDWSLAGYQPGRIASGDDSPFRRIVSQAMRYAGAIRIDHAAVLRRLYLVPLGSTPADGAYVTYPEDKLLQILAEASTKYRCIVIGEDLGLLPDGLRDELAAACILSYRILSYERDDKSFKPASAYPRLALACISTHDHQTLAGWWRGADIAMRGDHGIVSEQLTEQHEAERQDERRFLLDALEAQERHQEVDIDGLAELTIKAHRFIAKTPSLLAAVRLADLSDEKRPTNVPGTSESYPNWRPKLSVSIEDLRTLPLVKAVSGAMREGRASQSET; from the coding sequence ATGAGTAAGCGCCCTCGCTCAGACGTGGCTGAAAAGATCGGCCGGTTGGCTTTAGATTACGGCTTGGAGCCCGAGCGGCCGTCACCGGACGGGCGGGCGGTCCTTGTCTCCAGCGAAACCAAACGCCAACTTTTGCGTGCTTTGAACGTAGATATCGACAGGGAATACAAAGATTCTCCATCTGCTCTCGACGAACCGGCGCGCCGGTCATCGCTCGACCGCAACTCACAGTGTTTCCTGCCGGCATTGCTGTCGAGCGAGCGGATCTGGGGTCTCAGCCTGCAACTCTACGAGCTCCGCTCGCAGCGGAACTGGGGCATAGGCGACTTCGAGGACCTCAAGGTCATCATCGATCTGGTCTCGTCGCTGGGCGGCGATTTCGTCGGGCTGAACCCGATGCATGCCCCGTTCCTGGCCGACGCTGGTCGCTGCAGTCCATATGAGCCGTCAAGTCGGTTCTTCCTCAATCCGCTGTATATCGCTGTGGACAAGCTTCCCGGCTTCGATGTCGATGATGCGCAGCAGAAGAGGATGACCGCGGCGCTTCGCGGTACCGACCTCGTTGAATATGGCAGCGTGGCGTCTGCAAAGCTGTCGGCGTTGCGATCGATATGGGAACGCTGGAAGAGGGACGGCAACTGTGGGCCTTACAGCCAGCAGGATTTCGGCGCGTTTTCCGAGGCTCAGGGTAAAGCGCTCCAGCGCCATGCCCTGTTTGAGACCCTATCGGAGGAAATGGTCCGGCGCGGTTTTACCGCAGGCTGGCACAGCTGGCCACAAGAATATCGCGACCCGCAAGACCCGGCCGTAGCGTCATTCGCCATCAAGCACGACGACGAGGTTCGGTTTCATGTTTGGCTTCAATGGCTCACGCATAGGCAGCTTTCCGAAACTGCCGAGCATGCCCGCACTGCAGGTCTACGCATCGGGCTATATCTTGATCTTGCAGTCGGTGAGGCGCTGGATGGATCGGCGACCTGGAGCGACCGCGATGTCTACCTCACGGGAGCGACGGTCGGGAGTCCGCCCGACCCGTTCGCGCCCAACGGTCAGGACTGGAGCTTGGCCGGGTACCAGCCCGGCCGGATCGCTTCCGGAGACGATTCTCCGTTCCGGCGCATAGTATCGCAAGCGATGCGATATGCGGGTGCGATCCGTATCGACCATGCCGCTGTCCTTCGGCGTCTTTATCTTGTTCCTCTCGGCAGCACACCGGCAGACGGCGCCTATGTTACCTATCCGGAGGACAAGCTGCTGCAAATCCTGGCCGAAGCGTCCACGAAATACCGCTGCATCGTCATCGGCGAGGACCTTGGGCTTCTTCCGGATGGATTGCGGGACGAACTCGCCGCTGCGTGCATCCTGTCCTACCGAATTCTCTCCTATGAACGTGATGACAAGAGCTTCAAGCCTGCCTCCGCATACCCTCGGCTGGCGCTTGCGTGTATCTCCACCCATGACCACCAGACGCTAGCCGGCTGGTGGCGGGGCGCCGATATCGCCATGCGTGGCGACCATGGCATCGTCTCCGAACAGTTGACCGAGCAACATGAGGCCGAACGTCAGGACGAACGCCGATTTCTCCTTGACGCGCTTGAGGCGCAAGAACGCCATCAGGAGGTCGACATCGACGGTTTGGCCGAGCTCACGATAAAGGCGCATCGCTTCATTGCGAAAACACCGAGCCTGCTGGCTGCGGTTCGCCTCGCCGATCTGTCGGACGAAAAGCGGCCGACGAACGTTCCCGGAACAAGCGAAAGCTATCCCAATTGGCGGCCCAAACTTTCGGTATCTATCGAAGATCTGCGGACGTTACCGTTGGTCAAAGCGGTGTCCGGAGCAATGCGCGAAGGCCGCGCTTCACAATCCGAAACCTAG